A stretch of DNA from Natrinema salaciae:
TGCAACCTGTCTCGTCGCGGTGGCGGTCACGCGCCGGCGGTACGAACCCCGCCTATCGGAGTCGCAGGTACACGCGCTACTGAACGTCGAGGACGTCGCGTCGATGTTCGGACTGGCGACCGGCGGCTTCGCGATCCTGATCACGGTCGGGTTCTTCCTGCTCGGCCACGCCGGCGTCGAGACCCTCACCGCCGTCGTCGAATCCGCGCCGCGAAATCCCTACGAACAGACCGGCGTCTCGGTACCCGTGATCGGCGTCGGTGCCGCGGCGGCGATCAGTTCCTGCGTCGTCTACGCCGTCGGCCGATACCTCTCCTCGAGCGAGCGATCGATCGGACGGACCCGGTGACGATCGATCCGGCCGACGGGAAGACTGCAACCGTACGGAAGGAGAGCGCGTGAGGATCGAAAGTGGACATATGATCACTCAACGTCGCAGAGGCCAGACCGTGCGTATCTTCGACACGGATAGAGCAACTAGGTGTTTAAGGATTAGCTTCATATACGAGACAACCGTTCAGATACTACGTGAACAACGGAGTGATACCAACGTATGAGCGTAGATAGGAAGACGTTCGTCTTCTCGGACGTGGCGCGCACGAACGGGGCGTTCGTCACGGATCGTCGCTCGCTCGAGGTCGTCCGCGAGCGGATCGTGGCAGCGATCCGGACCAGCGTCGCCGACGCCGGCGCGGACGGCGTCGTCGTGGCGATGAGCGGCGGCCTCGACTCGACGTTGACGACGGCGCTCGCGGTCGAAGCCGTGGGCAACGAGAACGTGCTCGGACTGGGGCTGCCCTGTCACAAGACGGATGCGGCCCACGTCAACGACGCCCGGACGCTCGCCGAGGGAATGGGGATCGATTACGAAGAGATTCAGTTGCGGCCGCTTCTCGAGGCCTTCGAGGGGACGGTGGCGAGCGAACTCGAGTCGGAATCGACGTCGGACGCGAGCGGCCGACCCGACGAGCGTACCCACGCGGTCGGGAACGCGGTCGCGCGCCTGCGGATGGTCACCGCCTACTACGCGGCGAACCGCCAGTCGCGTCTCGTGATCGGGACCGCGAACCGTTCGGAGCGACTGCTGGGGTACTTCACCAAGTACGGGGACGGCGCGGCCGACGTCTATCCGCTCGGCGACTGCTACAAGACGGAGGTCCGGGCACTCGCGAAACACATCGGGATTCCCCGCCGCATCATCGGCAAAGAGCCGACGGCGGGATTCTGGGCGACCCAGACCGACGCCGACGAACTCGGCGCGCGATACGACGTGATCGACCCACTGTTGTACCGACTCGTGGAAAACGACCTCCCGATCGAGGACGCGGTCGCCGATCTCCGGATCGACCGCGAGACGGCACGCGAAATCGAGTCCCTGTACGAAGCGACCACACACAAGCGATCCACACCGCCGACGCCGGGAATCCCCGATCGGGGCGACGACGGAACGGACTCACTCCGGTGACCTCGGCGACCCACGGCCGCGACAGCTCCGGTCCCCTCGCCTATCGACGGTTCAACGACCGGACTCCGCCGTGTACAGTCCCGGATTTCGCCACCAGAACACCCCCCACGACAGGAGGAAGCCGGCACCCATCGCCACCACGTCCTGTACGAAACTGGGAATTCCAAACCCGACGATCGCCACGAGCGCGATCGCCGACCCCAGCGCAGCCCCCGTCGCGACGAACAGGACATCGCCGACGATTCGCGCCCGCGAGTGGGTCCAGTACTGCTGTCGGTCCTCGTCGTACCAGACGCCGACGTAGATCAGCACCGGTGCCATCGTCGTGATGACCGTGATCGATCGGTACGCGTCGGGAAAGACGGCCGGCACCAGAAACAGGTTGAGTATGTTCGCAGTCAGGGCCGCCAGAAACAGGCCGACCAGCAGCCAGCCCCATCGCGGTAACCGCGTTTTATCCATACCGGAGACGGCCTCCACTGGAAAATAATACTGCCGCTTGTTCGGTTACTCCGCGCAGCAGGCGTCTTTCTTCGGGGACTCCTCGACGCCGCCGTTTCCGTCGGCCGCGACCGGTTCCTCGAGTCGATAGAGGCTCTGCCGAGCGTCCGCAAAGTAGATGTCCTCGTCGACGATCCCGATCTCCTCGAGCCGCTCGAGCGCGTATCGTACCGTCCGGGCCGAGAGCATCGATTCCTCGACGATCTGTTTCTGCGTCAGCGGCCCGTCGTACTCGAGAACCTTGAAGACGAGTTTCGCGCTCGGTGGCAAGTCTTCGATCTCCTCCCCGTCGGTCTCTGCCATATTACGAATCGAAAGGCCCCAGCAGTATAAAAGTTGAGCCTTACCCGGAGTATAATCGTGATAGATTGCGAGCTTATACGGTCGGAAAAGTGGTTGCTGGACCTGCAAACGGAGGCGGTTCGAGTGATTCGGCCGACCGAGGACGACCAGTCGGAACCGACGATAGTCGAGTCGTCGAATCTATTCGGTCACACGAGTTCGAATCGGGGCCGAATTCACGGGCAGCGGACAGGTTCGGGGAGTACTCCTCCCGGCCGTCCGGTGCCGTCGGCACGCACTCACTGACCCAGTTCGTACCGCTGTCCCTTCCTGGTCGCGAACGGGTATCGGCTGCGAGAAGGGTTCCGCGCGGCGACCGCACACTCGGGACGACGAGCCTACAGCTGTTCCCAGACCGCTTCGTCGTCCTCGAACCCGTCCGGATCGTCGGGGGACGCGAACTCGTCGCTCGGATCGAGTCCGGAGAGCTCGTCGGCCGACAGCTCCCCGTCGCCGTCGATGACGGCCGACTGCTCCTCCAGGTCCATCTCCGGCCAGGCGGTCTCCTCCCAGAGGCCGCGATCGCTGTAGTAGTAGACGACGCCGTCGTTGACGACCGCGAACAGCCCCCGTTGGTCGTCGTGGACGACGCGCTCGTTGGTGTCGATCGCGACGTCGACGACGTCCTCGAGCGTATCGAGCGAGACGTGGTAGTCGCCGATCCACATCGGGATCGAGCCCCGCGAGATCCACTCGGCGTACCGCTGTTCGTGGACGGCCCGGCGAGCGGCTTCGATGTCGGTGGGCGACCGGCGAGCGACGAGCGCCGCTCCGGCCAGCGAGAGCGTCCCGAGCACCGACAGTCCGCCGACGAGCGCCGGACTCCGGGACTCCGTCGTCCGCTCGGTCCCGCTCCGATGGCTGTCCGAGGCCGAATTGGACAGCGAGCCGTCCAGCCAGTAGGCCTCCTCCGTGATCTCTACCGGCGCCGAACTCGTGAGCGTCCCCTGATGGCGTCCGGTGTCGTACTCGACGCGAAGCACCATCGTGAGCGTGACCGACCCGATTCCGCTCACCTCCCGCTCGAGGTGGCGCTGTCGCTGCCGGTAGGATTCCATATCGATCGTCGCCTCCGAGGTCGCGACGCCATTCTCGACCGACGGCGTGTCGCGAAGCACCCGGTGGGTCTCGTTCCAGAACGAGGCGTCGTCGCGAGTCGCTTCGAAGCGGAGCAGGAGTTCGTGGCTGACGTTTCCTTCCTCGATCGGCGTCCCACCGGTTTCGTTTCGCAGCCTCGTCACGGGCGCGACCGTCAGTTCCGGCGAGGCGTTCAGCACGTAGACGGAGCTGTCGGTGAGCCGCTCGCCCTCGGTCCAGAGCGTCCCGTTTTCGGTGACGAGGGCGCTCGTGTGTGTGTCGGTCGTGACGCGCTCCTCGCCGAACCGAGGCGTGGTCGTCGTCTCGGGGTTCGCGACGGCCCAGCCGGTCGCGGCGATCGCGAGCACGCCGACGACGACGAGCGCGATCGCGATCGCCCGCCCCTGCTTCGCGAGCAGTAACTCGAGACGCGGACTATCGATCATCCGGTATCCCCCGAACCCTGCTCCCCCACCCGAACGCACCCGCTGGCCGAACCATTCGTTTCCGAACGAGTCGGTCATCGGGACAATTCATGTGCGACTGGACGAAATCGACCACAATAAGGGTAGTGGCCCGATCGATACCGTTCGGGTCGAGACCGGCGACGATTACTCTCGGTTTCGAAACCAGTTCCGAAGCTTCCGCTCGAGTCGGGTCGAGAACGGGACGTGTGCACCCGCGGACCGAAACCGGATATCCCCGCTGCCGAAGATCGCGAGAACGATCGCGACGGCCACACCGACGATGACGCCGTTCACCGCCGCGATGGCGGCGAGCGGGTGGACGCCATGCAGCCAGACCAGGACCGACGGCGGCAACACGGCGAGATAGCGATACTCGCCGAGGTGGCGCGTGTAACTGCCCGTCTCCTCGGGTGCCGACAGCGTCACCGTCGTCTCGCCGCGGTCGCGTATCCCGACCGTCTGTCGGTCGGGATCGGTCTCAATGCCACCGCTCTCGGGTTCGTGAACGACGACGATGGGGAGGTAGCCGGCGTTATCGACGGTCCGGGTCAGTTCGGTCGTCGCTCCGGGCGCGACGATCTGGGGGTTGTCGTCGGGCGTTTCCGTGCTGACGAGTTCGTACTCGGATGTCCCCGACGGAACGACCATCGCCGCGGTCGCGAACGTGACGAATACGAGCAAGACGAGCGCGAGTGCGGTCCAGAACGCGATCACGTTGTCGCGCGACCGCGACCGGGTCACGTCGCGCCGCGCGGGGCCGAGCCGCTCGACCAGCGTTCCGAACCCGAGCATGGCGACGCCGACCGCGACCAACATGGAGCCGAGGCCGTTCGAGGACGCGGTGGACGTCAACCCGAACGCCGACGCGATCGTCCCGTACGCTCGCGCTGTGAACTGCTGTACACCCATAATGGCGGTTCCGAGATGAGGAACGGTGACGACCTCGCCGTGTATCTGCAGGGCTTCGGCGACGATCTGCCCGTCCGTGACGTGGGGCTCGCCGCCGTCCTGATCGGTAAACGGATTCGCGTCGCCTTTCGTCACGTACCCTTCATCCGTCTCGTCGACCACGCGGTGTGTCGTCAGTCCGCCGCCGTGGAGGTCCCGCGCCTGAAACACGACGACGTCACCCTCCTCGACCGGTCCCGTAACCGCGCTGGGAATCGCGACGAACCCGTCTCCGGCGTCCATCGTCGGCTCCATACTCCCGGTCGCGACGTACCCAAGCAGAATCGGCTGGCCGAGGAGTTGCCCGACGAGCAGGAGGATCACGACCAGGGCAACGACGAGCGCGACACTCCGCTTGACGAGCGCGGTCGCGGTCATCGGTCGATTGAAAGGACGATCATGGCTGACTGACAGTTCGACTGGGATACGTTTCGTTTGCAGGCGTATAAAGCTCGCGAGGGAACACACCGCGAGTCGGTCGCCCGACCCGACGGGGGCACCACTCCGTCCTATCGAACGAACGCCCACCGGCGGTTCGCGGCCACCGCGAGGAACAACAGTCCCGCCGTCGCCGGCGGCGCGAGCGCCGCCGTCGTCGCCGCCGAGAGCTCGCGGTTCCGGATCGAGATGCCGGCTCGCTCGTCGACGGTCACCGTCCCTGCAGGGACGCCGCTGACTCCGACCTCGTAGCGGCCCGACTCGTCGAATCGACGCTCGACGGTCACCGTCCGCGCGCCGTTCGCCGGAATCGAGACCGCACGGCTGTCGACGACGATGCCGTCGACCGCGAACTCGAGCGTGCGGTCGACCCGCGTATCGGTGGGGTTCCGAACGGTCGCACGAACGCGCGCCGCGTCACCAGCGGTGACGGACGGGTCGTCGACGGACGCGTTGACGACGTGAATCGGCGGTCCGTCGACCGTGACCGGTCGCGTCTCCGCCCCGTCGACCCCGACCTCGTACGTCCCCGGCCAATCCATCGCCCGGACGAAGCGGACCGATTTCGTCTCGTTCGGCTCGAGCGCGAACGATCGCCGGTCGACGACGGTGCCATCGACGGTCAACCGGGAGGTCACGTTCCCGCTGTCGCGCCCCTCGTTCCGGTACGTCGCGTTGACCGTGACGGTTTCGCCGGTCGCGAGCGTCGTCGGCGAGACGTCGAGCGACGTGAGGTTGACAGCCGGGGACGGAGGCACCGTCTCGGGCGGTCCCCCCACGGACGACCCCTCGTCTCGGTAGCGCACGTTCACTGTGAACGTCTCCGTCCCGCTCCGGGCGACGTGCGTGTCGACCGCGACACCGACGCTCGTGGTCTCGCCGGCTGCGGGCTCGAGCGGGTTCGAGTCGGTGATCGTCGCACTGGGATCGCCGCGCTCGTAGAAGGAGAGCCCGGGAACGTCGTGGTCGATCCAGATCCGTTCGACGGCGTCGTCGGTGACGGTGATCGTAAATACGTCGTCCGCGGTCGTCACCGCGCGGTCGTTGAGCGCCTCGAGATCGAGTCTGATTTCGCCGTCTTCGACCGTCGCGTACTTTCCGTTGGAACTCGGTGCCGGCTCGAGAACGACGTCCTCGGTTGGCGTATCAGTCTGGATCGTGACTGCTGCCGTCGGCACTACAAATGCGAGGATGAGTACCGAGAGTAGTAGATACGATATGTTGGGGAGGTGCATTTGGCGAAGCGACAGCCACGAGCAGTCAATAGGTTGTGGTGACTCGTTCGGTCACTTACACGGCAGCCAGGATACTGATACTGGTGATATAGCCACTGGCGGTGCTGAGGTCGAAGCTCGTTCCAGGGTCACCGACGCCGATAACGAGAGAGATCTCCTGGGTTGGATCCGTCCCGCTCTCTTCAGTGAGAGTAACCGACGATCCGGTCGAGCCGTCCCCGACGATCGAACTACTGCCGTCGGTGAACGCGTATTCGATCGTGAGGGAGTTTCCGTTGCCGTCGTTGAGGGTGTTTTCGATAACGACGGAATAATCGGTCAGAATGGACGGGCTCGTCTGAATATTCCCATCAGCCGAGTAAATGCTCAGGTTGATGCTGTTCGATCCGTTGTTTATCGCACGAAAGAGGGGGTTGAACTCCGTCTCCGCATCGACGTTGAGCCCCGAGCTCGATCCGAGCGAATCGAACGACAGCTCGAGCGTCCCGTTGCTTATCGTCGATGCTTCCGTGTATGCAGTATTACCGTCAGTGTCGTCGAGGCTGAGCGCACCAGATCCGTCTCCGGCGACGGAAACGGTCACGTCTCGTGTCGCTTCCACGCTACTAAACGCACCCGTTCCGAGCGCGGCTCCGCCGCCCGCGACGATCGTTCCCAGTCCGACTAACACATTGCGTCGATTCATTCTCATTGGTATGATCTCCGTTCCACGCCCCGGCACCCATCTACCGCCAGTGCCAGAACGCAGTTCTTACTCGCTACCACGAACGTCACCCACTTTGTATTGAGTATCCAGAACGGGCGAAAGATCGGCCATACGGCCGTTCAAGGCGTCCCTGAACGCTCGAGAGCGGTCGTCGAGCGCCCGCGGGTTCCCTGCGGGCCCCCTCGACCCACTCGATGGCTCGGACGATCGCAGCGCGAGCGTGCGTCGATCAGGTACGGGCGTCGGACCACAGCTACCCGCCAGTCGGAGCGTGGATGAAGCGACGGCAGGCCGAGGCTGCCACACGGTAGCACGGAATCGCCGTCAGCAGGTCGCAGAAGCTGCTCAAGAAGCTCTTGAGCGTCCGCCAGTCGTTACAGCAGTCTGAATAATCATACATGTTTTTATGATACGTCTCGAGTGTATACGGGTAATGGGTGAAAGAAACGGGGGCGATGGGAGTACCGCTCGGACGCAAGACCGAGCAGCGAGCCCCATTGTCGGTATCGTCTTGCTGTTCGGTTTCGTTATTGTCGGCGCACTGCTGGTGTTCGTCGCCGGATCGGCGATGTTCGACGCGCTCGAGTCGCAGGCGCACGGGGAACAGAGCGAACAGACGCTGAAACAGTTCGACAAGGACCTCACGACGGCCGGGATACAAAACGACACCTCGGGATCCGTCTATTTCGACGAACAGACGGAGAACAAGATCGTGAGCGATGGGGAGCTCAGGGTGACGGTCTCGGACGGGTACGTGAGTAACACGAGTCGGCCGATCGAGTTACGCACTCTCGTGACGACGGACGGGGGCGGAAACGAGTTTGCGTACCAGGCCGGCGGCATCTGGCGGGTGAACGACGATCGAGCGACGGCCGTCTCGGACCCGGATCTCCGGTACTACACGGAGAGCGTCAACGACGAACAGGTGGGACGGGTCGACATTTCACCGGTCACGGTCGACGGGACCGTCGGTACCGGCGAGCACGCGATCCAACAGGCCAGTTCGGAGACGTTCCACTCGTTCGGAAAAGACATCGAGTACGTGAACTACGTGACCGTCGAGGTTTCCGACACGGCCTACCATCACGGCTGGTACGACTTCCTGAAAGACGAGTTCAATGCGACCGACGAGAGCGAGGTTTCGGCGGACTGCACCAGCCCTGGGAACGTCGACGAGAACGTCATCTGTCACGACGAAGCGGGAGAGACGGTTACGGTCGTCGCGACCGTCGACGGGCAGACGCCGCTCGCGAACCTCGTGGACATCGAGCCGACGGTGTACGGCGGCCTGTATCTCGAGGGGACGTCGGACAGCCTCGACTCGACACTCGAGGTGAACGGATACGACGATAACGTGATCGGAACCAACGAGACCGAGGACCTCTTCCTCGCGAATTACAACACGTACAAGCTCGAGAACAACGCAGAGGTAACCGGGATACCGGTCGTCAACGGCGAACTCGGTTCCAGGGGGAATCCGGATATTTCCGCGATCGGATACGGTCTCACCGTCAACCCGGTGCACAACAGGGGACCGTTCGACGCGAACAACAGCGCGTACTGGTTAGGTGCGAGTGTAAACGACAGGGATGCACTCGCGACCGAGTTGTCCAGTTCGTACAGCGATATCGCCGACATCAACGGCGAGATCGACGACGTCCGGACGAACTATCTCGACGGGAATCCGACGGCCAGCGGGACCGTCACCGCGGGGATGTACGACGGAGCCGGCTCGATCGGGACTGTCGATTCCTCCGACGGAAACGTTCACATCGGCGTCGACGGAAACCTCAATCTCGCGGGCGTCACCGTGAAAGGGGACAACCAGACGAGTATCTACGTCGACGGCAACGTCGAACTCTCGGACGTCGAGATCCAACCCGACGACCGGGCGAACGCCCTCTGGGTGTACGCCTCGAACGACTCGACGATCACGATCAACGACGACTTCCAGGGCGTCGTCTACGCGCCGGGTGCCGACATCGAAATCGCCGATGGAACGACGATCGACGGCGCGATCGTCGCCGGAAACGACGTGGGAATCGGCGACAACGTCGAGATCAACTTCGATCGGTCGCTACGGTCGGACACGCCGCTTTCGCCCGCCGACGAAAACAAGATGTTCGAGTACGGGGAGACGAGACCGCCGCTCGACGCGACGTTCGTGCTCGACCGGTCCGGGTCGATGGGGCCGCACAAGTCCGTAATCGACAGGGAACGGATAGAGGGCGACGACTGGGAACCGATTCCCGTCGACCAGCCCTTCCGGAACGAGAATTACGGTCTCGATATCGAAGTTCGAAACACCACCACCGGGGACGTCAAACGCCTCGGATCCAACGACTACGCCGACCCCGATAACTGGCAGGAGATCCGCGTCATAGAGCATTGTGGCTGGTACTATTGCTACGATACCACCACCATCGAGGTGTACCAGCATCCGGGCAACGATCCAGGCAGGGTCCGCGTCGATGCGACCAGGGACTTCATCAACCTGATGAACGAGTCGAACGGCGATCGAGCCGGCGTGTACGAATTCAACGGCCGTGGAAACGTGCTTCACCACCTCGACTCGGACCTCAACGCGACCAAAGCGGACGTCGTCGGCAGGGCGAACGGCGGAACGAGCATGGGTCACGGTCTCAAGGAAGCCCTCGACGACTACAGAGTCAACGGAAAGTCGGGGCAAGAACGAATCGCGGTGCTGTTGAGTGACGGGCAAAACAACCGCGGCGGCGACTCGTACATGGATACGCAAGTCCGAGAGGCCAAAGATCTCAACGTCACGCTCTACACCGTCGGACTCGTCGGGCCGAGAGATAGCTCGATCCCGGAGGGGAAACTCGAGAACTGGGCCCAAGACACCGGGGGAGAGTTCTACAAAGCGGAAAACTCCACCGCCCTCCGTGAGATCTTCGAGACGATCGCCAAAGACGAGGTCCAGGTCGACCAGAACATCCAGATGGGCATTTCCGTCACCAACGAGCGGGAGACCACGAGCGGCTACGCGATCAGCGTATCCGAGCAGACGGTGGAGATCAGCGACTGAACGGCAGGCCCGTCCGCGATCGGTATCGGACCGTTCGAGGGAGGTGAACTAATTTCATGGGGAACGCGATCAAGCGAGCCGGGCTGCTCTGTCTGCTGCTGGGAGCGGCGACGCTACTCGCACCCACGTTCGGGTTCGATTTAGCGGCCCTCGATCGCGGTCTCGAGGCGAGCGTCGCGGACGACGAGCAAAACGCGCTTCTCGGGTTGGAATCGACGTACGACGGGACGACGATCGAGTACGAGACGGGGTTCTTCGGCTTCCCGTCGACGGATCGGAGCGCCGAAGTCGTCGCGGTAGAGAACAACGGCGAGAATCCACTCGACGTCGAGGTGACCGTATCCTCGGTTCGCTGGAACGGCGGCGACGACAGACGCGTTCTGCGCCCGGTCGACGGAACGGCGACACTCGAGAGCGGACAGCGCGATACCATCGATCTCGAGTGCAGTCGCGACGTCGCGGCCGACGCCGAGAACGCGGTCGTCGGACTGGATATCGACGCGTCCGGATCACCGGTTTCAGTGGACCGCCAGGAGTACGAGATCACGGGCGTCTCCTTCGCGTGCGAGGGAACGCAAAGCGCCGGCAGCGGCGATCCGGACGAGATCGTCCCGATCGGTGAGACCGACCTGACGCTCGTCGACGGATCGGCCACGGCCGAGACGTCGACCGGCGGGTTCCAGCAGGAAGACAGTCGAGTCACGTTCGACGTTCGAAACGACGGCACCGACGACGTGACGGTGACCGGAATCGGCGTGCGAAACACGACGAGCGACGCGAACGAGGTCTACTACTGTGCCGAGTACTGGTTCTTCGGGTGCACCGCAACGGACGACGAAGTGACGATCGACGGAACGACCAACGGAGCCAGGAACGTCGACGAGGCGATCACGATCGGCGAGGGCAACACCTACAGCCTGGACGAGAACGCGACGATCGCGACCGGCGATACCGCCACGGTCGCGCTCGAGCAGTTCCGTGAGGACGGGTTCAACAGTCAGGTCGACATGCGCGGAACGGAACTGACGGTGCTGCTCGTCGTCGAGGACCCGGCAAACCCCGGCAACGAAATCGGGATCGAAACGGAGATATCGATCCCGGCGTAGTACGCGAGAATTAGTTCCATATTGATAACTCGAATCGGAACCGGGTGGCGGCCGAAAGAATCGACAGCGTTTCGCCTCGCCCTGCTGACGGGTGTCGGTGATGCTGACGCCGAACGGTACGCAGGAACGTGCCACGGAAGACGCCGATCGGGTCGAGACGTTGGCAACAAGCGTTATGTATCAGTAGACCTGTTATTCATACTGATCAGGGGGATGGCAACGACAAGCGAGAGCCAGCCGGCCCAGACGGGGCCTGCGGCCGACGACGCCCAGTCGAGGGAAGGGGAAATTTTCGACCTGCTGAGCAATCAGCGTCGCCGGTACGCCATCCACTACTGCAAGCGCGAAGCCGGCCCCGTCACGTTGGGTGACCTCGCCGAGCACGTCGCCGCCTGGGAACTCGAGAAGGAGGTCGAGGAACTCACGTCGGCCGAACGGAAGCGCGTGTACACGTCGTTACAGCAGAGCCATCTGCCGACGCTCGAGCGAGCCGACGTGATCGAGTTCGACGACCGAACGATCGAACTCACCGACGAAGCGGCGGAGCTGGACGTCTACCTCGACATCGTGCCCGGCGATTCGGTCCCGTGGGGCGTCTACTATCTGGGGCTGACCGTGATCGGGACGATCGTGATGGCAGGGCTGTGGCTCGAGGTGTTGCCGACCGAGACGATACCGGAACTCGGCTGGGCGACGGCGGTCTTCGCGCTGTTCGCCGTGTCGGCGGTCGTCCACGTGGGACAGAACCGACGAATGCGACTCGGCGGGATGGAGCGGCCGCCGTAGTATGGCTCGACTGTGGACCCTCGTCGCGGTCTGTCTGATTACCGCTGGCCTGATCACGATGGCCGGTCCGACGTTCGGATTCTCGTCGCTCGCGGCCGATCGCGGGGTACAGGTGGCCTCCGTAGACGATCCGAACGCGTATCTGGGGGTCGTCGACAACTCGGGATCGGCCGATGCAGATATCGGAAACAGCAACGACGAGAGTTTGCTGTACTACCTCAACGACAATGCGGGCGAGTTCTCGAGTGCCAGTGCGATCAGCGCCAACGTGACCGGGTTCAACGGCGAGGCAACGAGCCTCAACGCGCGCGTCGAGGCCGATAGCGGGTCGAACGACTACGTCGTCATCGTCGACTGTGGGAGTTCGAATCGGAAAGGGGACGGAACCGTCACGGTCGACCTCGTCGCAGCGGAGGGCATCCGGGTCGAACTGGAGCGGACGACCGCACAGACGATCAGCGTGAACTGCCGCGGTGGCGG
This window harbors:
- a CDS encoding NAD+ synthase, with translation MSVDRKTFVFSDVARTNGAFVTDRRSLEVVRERIVAAIRTSVADAGADGVVVAMSGGLDSTLTTALAVEAVGNENVLGLGLPCHKTDAAHVNDARTLAEGMGIDYEEIQLRPLLEAFEGTVASELESESTSDASGRPDERTHAVGNAVARLRMVTAYYAANRQSRLVIGTANRSERLLGYFTKYGDGAADVYPLGDCYKTEVRALAKHIGIPRRIIGKEPTAGFWATQTDADELGARYDVIDPLLYRLVENDLPIEDAVADLRIDRETAREIESLYEATTHKRSTPPTPGIPDRGDDGTDSLR
- a CDS encoding MarR family transcriptional regulator, yielding MAETDGEEIEDLPPSAKLVFKVLEYDGPLTQKQIVEESMLSARTVRYALERLEEIGIVDEDIYFADARQSLYRLEEPVAADGNGGVEESPKKDACCAE
- a CDS encoding DUF5305 domain-containing protein, translating into MIDSPRLELLLAKQGRAIAIALVVVGVLAIAATGWAVANPETTTTPRFGEERVTTDTHTSALVTENGTLWTEGERLTDSSVYVLNASPELTVAPVTRLRNETGGTPIEEGNVSHELLLRFEATRDDASFWNETHRVLRDTPSVENGVATSEATIDMESYRQRQRHLEREVSGIGSVTLTMVLRVEYDTGRHQGTLTSSAPVEITEEAYWLDGSLSNSASDSHRSGTERTTESRSPALVGGLSVLGTLSLAGAALVARRSPTDIEAARRAVHEQRYAEWISRGSIPMWIGDYHVSLDTLEDVVDVAIDTNERVVHDDQRGLFAVVNDGVVYYYSDRGLWEETAWPEMDLEEQSAVIDGDGELSADELSGLDPSDEFASPDDPDGFEDDEAVWEQL
- a CDS encoding signal peptidase I, giving the protein MTATALVKRSVALVVALVVILLLVGQLLGQPILLGYVATGSMEPTMDAGDGFVAIPSAVTGPVEEGDVVVFQARDLHGGGLTTHRVVDETDEGYVTKGDANPFTDQDGGEPHVTDGQIVAEALQIHGEVVTVPHLGTAIMGVQQFTARAYGTIASAFGLTSTASSNGLGSMLVAVGVAMLGFGTLVERLGPARRDVTRSRSRDNVIAFWTALALVLLVFVTFATAAMVVPSGTSEYELVSTETPDDNPQIVAPGATTELTRTVDNAGYLPIVVVHEPESGGIETDPDRQTVGIRDRGETTVTLSAPEETGSYTRHLGEYRYLAVLPPSVLVWLHGVHPLAAIAAVNGVIVGVAVAIVLAIFGSGDIRFRSAGAHVPFSTRLERKLRNWFRNRE
- a CDS encoding CARDB domain-containing protein yields the protein MHLPNISYLLLSVLILAFVVPTAAVTIQTDTPTEDVVLEPAPSSNGKYATVEDGEIRLDLEALNDRAVTTADDVFTITVTDDAVERIWIDHDVPGLSFYERGDPSATITDSNPLEPAAGETTSVGVAVDTHVARSGTETFTVNVRYRDEGSSVGGPPETVPPSPAVNLTSLDVSPTTLATGETVTVNATYRNEGRDSGNVTSRLTVDGTVVDRRSFALEPNETKSVRFVRAMDWPGTYEVGVDGAETRPVTVDGPPIHVVNASVDDPSVTAGDAARVRATVRNPTDTRVDRTLEFAVDGIVVDSRAVSIPANGARTVTVERRFDESGRYEVGVSGVPAGTVTVDERAGISIRNRELSAATTAALAPPATAGLLFLAVAANRRWAFVR
- a CDS encoding vWA domain-containing protein, translating into MGERNGGDGSTARTQDRAASPIVGIVLLFGFVIVGALLVFVAGSAMFDALESQAHGEQSEQTLKQFDKDLTTAGIQNDTSGSVYFDEQTENKIVSDGELRVTVSDGYVSNTSRPIELRTLVTTDGGGNEFAYQAGGIWRVNDDRATAVSDPDLRYYTESVNDEQVGRVDISPVTVDGTVGTGEHAIQQASSETFHSFGKDIEYVNYVTVEVSDTAYHHGWYDFLKDEFNATDESEVSADCTSPGNVDENVICHDEAGETVTVVATVDGQTPLANLVDIEPTVYGGLYLEGTSDSLDSTLEVNGYDDNVIGTNETEDLFLANYNTYKLENNAEVTGIPVVNGELGSRGNPDISAIGYGLTVNPVHNRGPFDANNSAYWLGASVNDRDALATELSSSYSDIADINGEIDDVRTNYLDGNPTASGTVTAGMYDGAGSIGTVDSSDGNVHIGVDGNLNLAGVTVKGDNQTSIYVDGNVELSDVEIQPDDRANALWVYASNDSTITINDDFQGVVYAPGADIEIADGTTIDGAIVAGNDVGIGDNVEINFDRSLRSDTPLSPADENKMFEYGETRPPLDATFVLDRSGSMGPHKSVIDRERIEGDDWEPIPVDQPFRNENYGLDIEVRNTTTGDVKRLGSNDYADPDNWQEIRVIEHCGWYYCYDTTTIEVYQHPGNDPGRVRVDATRDFINLMNESNGDRAGVYEFNGRGNVLHHLDSDLNATKADVVGRANGGTSMGHGLKEALDDYRVNGKSGQERIAVLLSDGQNNRGGDSYMDTQVREAKDLNVTLYTVGLVGPRDSSIPEGKLENWAQDTGGEFYKAENSTALREIFETIAKDEVQVDQNIQMGISVTNERETTSGYAISVSEQTVEISD
- a CDS encoding DUF7344 domain-containing protein; its protein translation is MATTSESQPAQTGPAADDAQSREGEIFDLLSNQRRRYAIHYCKREAGPVTLGDLAEHVAAWELEKEVEELTSAERKRVYTSLQQSHLPTLERADVIEFDDRTIELTDEAAELDVYLDIVPGDSVPWGVYYLGLTVIGTIVMAGLWLEVLPTETIPELGWATAVFALFAVSAVVHVGQNRRMRLGGMERPP